The genome window AGGTCGGGTCAGCCGGGTTATGGCGGAGGTGGCGGGTCCAAAGGGCGTAAGCCATGTCGGCGGCGCCCATCGGCAGGCCGGGGTGACCGGAGTTGGCTTTCTCGACCATGTCAACAGCGAGCAAACGCAGGGTATCAGCACACAATTTATCTTGTTGTTTCGAAGGGATAGCAGTCACGGAAGGGGCTCCTTGAAAAGATTAAGCCTTAAGCGGCGCGTCATTGTAGCGCGAAAGCCCGGCAAGACAAAGATATTTCGTTGCAGAATCAAGCTTTTTGGCAACGATCATCACGTCCATTATGGCGCTTGATGGATTGCTCTGTCTTTCTGTAAGCCCGCGTTTTTTCGAGTGTTGACTTGACTTTTCTGGATTTGACTGGTATCTTCTTTAGGTTGCATGGAGGTACAAATGTATAAAATTGGTGAAATGGCCGTTTATCCGGCCCAAGGGGTAGGAATCGTCGAGTCGATCGAAGCCAAAGACTTTGGCGGCGAGACCCACGATTTTTACATTCTGCGCATTGTCGACACCGACACGACGATTATGGTTCCGACCAAGAATGCCCACAATGTCGGTCTGCGCCGACTGGTGGGGGACGACGAGATTCGTGATGTCTTCTCGCTCCTTGGTAAACCGCTGGAGATCCGCCCGGTCCTGACTTCGTGGAGTCGGCGGCAGCGGGAGTATCAGGACAAGATCAAGACCGGCGACATCTTTGGCGTGGCCGAAGTGTTACGGGAACTCTGCCTGATTCGCGGCGCCAAGGAACTCTCCTACGGGGAGAAGAAGGTGCTGGAGCACGCCCGCCGTCTGCTGGTCAAGGAGATTGCCCTGTCGCAGGGGTCGGCGGAAGATCTCGTCGCCGCCCGTGTCGACGGCACCTACATGTAAAAGTCAACGGGGCCGCAGTTACAATCGCATGAAAAAGACCGCTGCTATAGCGGTCTTTTCATTAAAATCCCCCGTCAGCCCCTCGCGAGAATCTATGGCCAACGTTGCCATCATCCCTGCCGCCGGCACCGGCAGCCGCATGCAGGCCGGCATCAACAAACAGTATCTTCTGCTCGCCGGTCGCCCCATCCTGTTTCATACCCTCGCTCTCTTTGCTGCTCACCCCCGTATCGACCGGATCTGCATTGTTGTCCCGAGCGAGGAGATAAACTACTGTCGCAGCGAAATCGTCGCGCTGTACGGGCTGGAAAAGGTCAGTGCCATCATCGCCGGTGGTCCCTCCCGTCAGGATTCTGTTGCTAACGGTCTTCTCGGCTGCAACGCCGAGGTCGATGACCTCGTAGTTATCCACGACGGCGCCCGCCCCTTGTTGCGCGCCACCGACCTTGACGCTCTCCTCAATGCTGCCGCCAAAAGTGGCGCAGCGGTTTTGGGTGTGCCGGTCAAGGATACAATCAAACAGGTACAGGAGGGCGTCATCGTCGCCACTCCGGAGCGCAGCTCTCTCTGGCAGGTGCAGACGCCGCAGGTCTTTCGCTACGGGCTCCTCCTTGCCGCTTACGGCCAGGCGCGCGCCGACGGCTTTACCGGCACCGATGACGCGATGCTCGTTGAACGCTTGCAATATCCGGTAACCATGGTGCCGGGGAGTTACCGCAATATCAAGATTACCACCCCCGAAGATCTGTCCATCGCCAGTGCCTTTCTCGCCACCCAAGGAGCCTCGTCATGATCCGCATCGGTCACGGTTACGATGTTCATACCCTGGTCAAGGAGCGTGCCTTGATCCTCGGCGGCGTGACCATTCCCTATCCCCTCGGCCTCCTTGGCCATTCCGATGCCGACGTCCTTGTTCATGCTCTCTGTGATGCCTTGCTTGGCGCCATTGGCGCCGGCGATATCGGCAAACACTTTCCCGACAACGATGTCAGCTTGAAGGGGATCGACAGCTTTAAACTGCTGGCGACGGTGCTGGAGAAGGTAACGCAGCGCGGCTATCGTCTCGGCAATCTCGATGCAACGATCATTGCCCAGCAGCCCAAGCTCGCTCCCTTCATCCCGCAAATGCGCGAGAAGCTCGCTCTTGCTTGTGCGTGCAGCATCGAACAGGTCAACGTCAAGGCGACGACGACCGAAGGGCTCGGTTTTGAAGGGCGCTGCGAAGGGATCTCCGCCCACGCCGTCGTCCTGCTGATCGCTGCCGGCGTTCCGACCTGAGCTAATTCCCCTTCCCCCGCTTCTTTCTGGAATTTCCTCCGCAAATAAGCTAAGGTCGATGCCCTACGGAGCTGATACTCCCTTAGCTTTTCTCAGGAGGCACCCATGTCCAGCACTTTCGGCACCCTCTTTCGTTGTACCACCTTTGGGGAATCGCATGGCGACGGCGTCGGCGTCGTCGTCGACGGCTGTCCCTCCCTCCTCCCGCTTTGTGCGGCCGAGATCCAGAGTCAGCTCGACCGGCGGCGTCCCGGACAGAGTGCGGTGGCGACGCCGCGCGCTGAAGCCGATCAGGTGCGCATCCTTTCCGGCGTCGAAGGGGGATTGACCCTCGGTTCACCCATCGCCCTGCTGGTCGAGAACAGCAGCCAGCGCCCTGGTGATTACGGCGCCATGAGTCAGATTCCGCGGCCGTCCCATGCCGATTATACCTACCAGATGAAGTACGGCCTGCGCTCCGCCAGTGGCGGCGGCCGCGCCAGCGCCCGCGAGACGATCGGCCGCGTCGCTGCCGGTGCCATTGCCGAACTCTTTTTGCAGCGCAGCCACGGCATCGAGATTGTCGCCTGGGTGAGTAGTGTCGGCCCGATCGATGCCCCGGTTGTTGATCCGCTCACCATTCAACGCGAACTCGTCGACCGCACCATCGTCCGCTGTCCACATGGGCCGACAGCGCAGAACATGGAGGAGGAAATCCTCGCTGCCCGCGGCGAGCACGATTCGGTCGGCGGCGTCATCTCCTGTGTCTGTCGCAATGTGCCGGCCGGTCTCGGCGAGCCGGTCTTCGGCAAGCTGGGCGCCCTCTTGGCGCAGGCGATGCTCTCACTCCCCGCCGCCAAGGGCTTCGAGATCGGCTCCGGCTTTGCCGGCAGCCGCATGCGCGGTTCGGTTCACAACGATCCCTTTGTGCGCAAGGGAGATCGTCTCGGCACCAGCAGCAACCACAGCGGCGGGGTGCAGGGGGGGATCAGCAACGGCGAGCCGATCCTCTTCCGGGTTGCCTTCAAGCCGGTGCCGACCATCGGCCGGGAACAGGCGACCGTCGACTTTAGCGGCGAGCCGACCCTCCTCGCCGCCAAGGGCCGACACGACCCCTGCGTCGTCCCCCGTGCCGTGCCGATCGTCGAAGCGATGGCGGCGCTGGTCCTTGCCGACCTGACGCTACTGCAGCGGCGGATGGGCTGAGATGAAGAATAGCGAGCACCCCTTTACCACTCTTACTCCCGAGCGGGTCATGGATGCGGTGGAGAGCTGCGGTTATCGCTGCGATTGCCGCACCTTTGCCCTCAACAGCTATGAAAATCGTGTCTACCAGGTTGGCATCGATGACGGCGCACCGCTCATCGCCAAATTCTATCGCCCCGAGCGCTGGAGTGTCGCTCAGATCCAGGAAGAGCACCGTTTTACCCTCGAACTTGCCAGCCATGAACTTCCGGTCGTCGCTCCCCTCTGCGGCGAGGATGACGTCACTCTCCACCGCTTTGCCGGTTTCCACTTTGCCCTTTATCGCCGCGAAGGCGGCCACGCCCCGGAGTTCGATGACCCCGAGCAGCTCCTCAGCCTCGGCCGCTGTCTCGGCCGCATCCACCGTATCGGTGCGGTTCGCCCCTTCCGCCATCGCCCGCCCCTCGACCGCGCCACCTTCGGGGTGCAGAGCGTCGACCTCCTGCGCGAGCGTTTTGTCCCGCCCGAATATCTCGCTAATTACACCGCCGTCAGCAGTGACCTCCTTGCCGCCATCGATACCCACTTTGCCGCGGCCGGCGAAGTGGCGCTGATCCGTACGCACGGCGACTGCCACAGCGGCAACATCCTCTGGCGGGGGAACGGCCCGCACTTTGTCGACTTCGACGATGCGCGTATGGCGCCGGCCGTGCAGGATCTGTGGATGATGCTCTCCGGTGATGATGAAGCCAGGCGCGGACAGATCGAAATTCTCCTGGCCGGTTATGACGAGTTCCACGACTTCGACCGCCGTGAACTGCGCCTGATCGAAGCGCTGCGCGCCCTGCGTATGCTCCATTACTGCGCTTGGCTGGCGAACCGATGGAGCGACCCGATCTTCCCTGCGACCTTTAGCTGGTTTAATACCTCGCGCTACTGGGAAGGCCATATCCATGAACTGCGCGAACAACTGGCGCAGATGCAGGAACCTTTTTTAGAGCTGTAACGAATCCGTCGGGAGTTGGTCCATGCATAATTTTGTCCTTCTCATCGCCTGCTTCCTTATCGGCATCGGCCTGCGCCAGACCGGACGCTTTCCCGAGTCGGCCGCAGCCACCCTCAACGCCTTTATCATTCATGTTTCGCTGCCGGCAATCACCCTCCTGCACATTCACAAACTCAAACTCGATCCGGCCCTGATCTATTCGGCCCTGATGCCGTGGCTGCTCTTTGCTGCGGCCATCCCCTTCTTCTGGGGGGTGGGGAAGTTACTTCGCCTCGATAAAGCCAGCATCGGCGTTCTCATCCTCGTCGGCGGCCTCGGAAATACCTCCTTTGTCGGCCTGCCGATGATCGAAGCTTACTACGGTAAAGAGTTTCTTCCGGTCGGTCTGATTGTCGATCAGTTCGGCTCCTTTCTCGTCCTCTCCACCCTCGGTATCGCCGTCGCGACCTACTGCTCGTCCGGTGCAGTCTCGGCGGGGATGATGCTGCGCAAAATCCTCCTCTTCCCCCCTTTCCAAGCGTTGGTCATCGCCTTTCTTCTCCGTCCCGTCCCCTACCCGGAATGGCTGATCATCGTGCTGCAGCGCCTTGGCGATACCCTGACACCCCTGGCCCTCGCCTCGGTCGGATTTCAGCTTCGTTTTGCCGGCATCGGCGGCGAACTCAAGGCGCTGAGCACCGGCCTTTTGTACAAACTCCTCCTCGGGCCGGCGTTGATGTTCCTTCTCTTTGTCCTCCTCCTCGGCGGCAGCGGCACCACACTGCAAGTGACGATCTTCGAAGCGGCGATGGCACCGATGATCTCCGCCGGCATCATCGCCAACGATCATCAGCTCAATCCGCGCTTGACCAACCTCATGATCGGCATCGGTATTCCCCTCTCTTTTCTCACTCTCGCCCTTTGGCATTGGCTGCTGCGCGGTATTTGAATATAGATTGCTGACAGTGGCAGGACTATAACGACAAAAGGCACCCCATAGAGGATGCCTTTTGTCGTTATTTTCTGTGAAGCAAGTGCTCAGGGGCGCGGGCAAGCCAGATGCGCCGGTACGATCTCGCAGGTGGGGTTGACGTAGCGCACTTCGCAGTCGAGTTCAAAGCCGATGGCTTTGCGGACCTCGGCGCGGATGGCAGTGATCAGGGTCAGGACATCGTCGGCAGTGGCGCCACCGCGGTTGACGATAAAGTTGGCATGCCGCAGAGAGACTTCCGCTCCGCCAACCCGCCGCCCTTTGAGGCCGCGCTCTTCGATGATACGACCGGGCGGCCCGACGCTGGCATGCATGGCGGCGCTGCTGAGAAAGACCGAACCGCAGTTGGGGAGACGTAAAGGAAACTTCTGCCGCCGCTCGCGCAGATCGGCAAGCATGGCCTGACGGATAACGCGGCGATCGCCGCGGGGGCAGGCGAGGTCCACTCTGACGACGACTCCACCGTTTCCCTGCAAAGCGCTGTGGCGGTAGGAAAAGTCGCAGGCTGTTGCGCTCAATTCTTGAATCTCCCCTTCCGGAGTGACGAGGGTGACGCGCTCGACCAGATCACCGATACATTGGCGATGGCTGCCGCCGTTCATCAGAACCAGTCCGCCGACGGTGCCGGGGATACCGATAATATGTTCCAGTCCGGTCAATCCGGCCTGTTGGGCTTTGCGGGCGAGGCCGGGGATCCAGACCCCCGCCTCGGCTCTTATCCGTTCTTCTTCGATTTGCAGACTGGAAAAGTGCTGGCCAAGGCGCAGGACGATGCCGCGTACGCCGGCGTCGCTGAAGAGGAGATTGCTCCCTTGACCGATGACGACGCAGGGAAGGGCGTGTTGGTAGGCAAAGCGGCGAAGGCGCTGAATCTGGGCGATATTTTGCGGTTCGACCAGGAGATCGGCGGGGCCGCCGATGCGCCAGGTGCAGTAATTCCTCAGAGGGGCGGCAAAGGTACAGAGACCAACATCGAGTCGGGAGAGTTCTGTCAGGAGGGAGAGTCGGGCGGCGTTGGTCATGGGCAGGCTGCCATTATTAACAAGAAAAGGGGCGTCGTTTGCAGACGCCCCTTTTCCAGGTTCAGTGTGTGGCGGTTAGGCCGGGAGAATTTCGATGAGCTCGATGTCGAAGGTCAAATCTTCGCCGGCCAAGGGGTGATTGGCGTCAAAGGTGATGGTCTTCTCGTCGGCATCGATCACGACAACTTCCATGCTTTCGTCATTTTCGTCGGTGAGGACGAGTTCGGCACCGATCTCGGGAATGAGATCGCTCGGCAGTTCGCTGCGCTCGATGACCATGACCCGCTCTTCGTCGTATTCGCCAAAAGCGTCGACAGCCGGAATGACGATGGTTTTGGTCTCGCCCGGCGACATGCCGATCAGACCTTCTTCAATCAGTTCAAAGAAGTCGCCTTCGCCGATCGTTAGTTCCATCGGGCCGACTTCCGAATCGCAACCACAATCGTCGCCCGCATCCGAGCAGCAGCTGCTATCTTCGCAGCTCGAATCATCGCAGCCGCAGCCATCGTCATCACATTCGCCGGGGCGGGTCGAATCGATGATGGTGCCGTCTTCCAGTTTGCCGGTGAAATCGATTCTGACGCGATCCCCTTTTTTTACCTGTGCCATATGAATCCCTTTCTTCTTAACGTATGTGGTGGAATTGATCGTTTAGGATACGGCATGAACGCGCGTTGCGTCTACAGAAAAGCCGGTGGAACAAAGAAAAATAATTTAGCGAAGGAGGTATCTGTTTATCTAATTTGACAAAGCGTACAGGAGTCGACTAATTTGCCGCACTATGGATTTTACCAATCTCGACCCCGCGACCGGCTATCTGGCCCTCTTCGCCCTGAGTTTTACCGCCGCAACCCTCCTCCCTCTCGGTTCGGAATGGCTGCTGGCGGCGTTGCTCCTCAAGGGGGGCGAGCCGGTTGTGCTTGTCTCTATTGCCACCCTCGGCAACCTGCTCGGGGCGGTGACGACCTGGCTGATCGGGCGTTATGGCGGCGATTTTCTCATCCGGCGCTGTCTGCGCATCGATGCCGAAACGCAGAGAAGAGCCGAGGAGCGTTATGGCCGCTATGGCATCTGGTCGCTGTTGTTCTCCTGGGTGCCGCTGATCGGCGATCCTCTTTGTCTTATCGCCGGGATTTTTCGTGTACGTCTGACCCTCTTCATCCCTCTGGTCGGCGCCGGCAAACTCGGACGCTATGGCCTGCTCGCCTGGGCGGTCGTTGCGGGGGTGAATTGAAATGCTAGTGAGTGAGGCACAATGTCTTTGATCTA of Deltaproteobacteria bacterium HGW-Deltaproteobacteria-4 contains these proteins:
- a CDS encoding transporter — protein: MHNFVLLIACFLIGIGLRQTGRFPESAAATLNAFIIHVSLPAITLLHIHKLKLDPALIYSALMPWLLFAAAIPFFWGVGKLLRLDKASIGVLILVGGLGNTSFVGLPMIEAYYGKEFLPVGLIVDQFGSFLVLSTLGIAVATYCSSGAVSAGMMLRKILLFPPFQALVIAFLLRPVPYPEWLIIVLQRLGDTLTPLALASVGFQLRFAGIGGELKALSTGLLYKLLLGPALMFLLFVLLLGGSGTTLQVTIFEAAMAPMISAGIIANDHQLNPRLTNLMIGIGIPLSFLTLALWHWLLRGI
- a CDS encoding 2-C-methyl-D-erythritol 2,4-cyclodiphosphate synthase → MIRIGHGYDVHTLVKERALILGGVTIPYPLGLLGHSDADVLVHALCDALLGAIGAGDIGKHFPDNDVSLKGIDSFKLLATVLEKVTQRGYRLGNLDATIIAQQPKLAPFIPQMREKLALACACSIEQVNVKATTTEGLGFEGRCEGISAHAVVLLIAAGVPT
- the ispD gene encoding 2-C-methyl-D-erythritol 4-phosphate cytidylyltransferase, whose amino-acid sequence is MANVAIIPAAGTGSRMQAGINKQYLLLAGRPILFHTLALFAAHPRIDRICIVVPSEEINYCRSEIVALYGLEKVSAIIAGGPSRQDSVANGLLGCNAEVDDLVVIHDGARPLLRATDLDALLNAAAKSGAAVLGVPVKDTIKQVQEGVIVATPERSSLWQVQTPQVFRYGLLLAAYGQARADGFTGTDDAMLVERLQYPVTMVPGSYRNIKITTPEDLSIASAFLATQGASS
- the aroC gene encoding chorismate synthase, coding for MSSTFGTLFRCTTFGESHGDGVGVVVDGCPSLLPLCAAEIQSQLDRRRPGQSAVATPRAEADQVRILSGVEGGLTLGSPIALLVENSSQRPGDYGAMSQIPRPSHADYTYQMKYGLRSASGGGRASARETIGRVAAGAIAELFLQRSHGIEIVAWVSSVGPIDAPVVDPLTIQRELVDRTIVRCPHGPTAQNMEEEILAARGEHDSVGGVISCVCRNVPAGLGEPVFGKLGALLAQAMLSLPAAKGFEIGSGFAGSRMRGSVHNDPFVRKGDRLGTSSNHSGGVQGGISNGEPILFRVAFKPVPTIGREQATVDFSGEPTLLAAKGRHDPCVVPRAVPIVEAMAALVLADLTLLQRRMG
- a CDS encoding UDP-N-acetylenolpyruvoylglucosamine reductase, giving the protein MTNAARLSLLTELSRLDVGLCTFAAPLRNYCTWRIGGPADLLVEPQNIAQIQRLRRFAYQHALPCVVIGQGSNLLFSDAGVRGIVLRLGQHFSSLQIEEERIRAEAGVWIPGLARKAQQAGLTGLEHIIGIPGTVGGLVLMNGGSHRQCIGDLVERVTLVTPEGEIQELSATACDFSYRHSALQGNGGVVVRVDLACPRGDRRVIRQAMLADLRERRQKFPLRLPNCGSVFLSSAAMHASVGPPGRIIEERGLKGRRVGGAEVSLRHANFIVNRGGATADDVLTLITAIRAEVRKAIGFELDCEVRYVNPTCEIVPAHLACPRP
- a CDS encoding CarD family transcriptional regulator, which translates into the protein MYKIGEMAVYPAQGVGIVESIEAKDFGGETHDFYILRIVDTDTTIMVPTKNAHNVGLRRLVGDDEIRDVFSLLGKPLEIRPVLTSWSRRQREYQDKIKTGDIFGVAEVLRELCLIRGAKELSYGEKKVLEHARRLLVKEIALSQGSAEDLVAARVDGTYM
- a CDS encoding serine/threonine protein kinase, which codes for MKNSEHPFTTLTPERVMDAVESCGYRCDCRTFALNSYENRVYQVGIDDGAPLIAKFYRPERWSVAQIQEEHRFTLELASHELPVVAPLCGEDDVTLHRFAGFHFALYRREGGHAPEFDDPEQLLSLGRCLGRIHRIGAVRPFRHRPPLDRATFGVQSVDLLRERFVPPEYLANYTAVSSDLLAAIDTHFAAAGEVALIRTHGDCHSGNILWRGNGPHFVDFDDARMAPAVQDLWMMLSGDDEARRGQIEILLAGYDEFHDFDRRELRLIEALRALRMLHYCAWLANRWSDPIFPATFSWFNTSRYWEGHIHELREQLAQMQEPFLEL
- a CDS encoding peptidylprolyl isomerase → MAQVKKGDRVRIDFTGKLEDGTIIDSTRPGECDDDGCGCDDSSCEDSSCCSDAGDDCGCDSEVGPMELTIGEGDFFELIEEGLIGMSPGETKTIVIPAVDAFGEYDEERVMVIERSELPSDLIPEIGAELVLTDENDESMEVVVIDADEKTITFDANHPLAGEDLTFDIELIEILPA